One stretch of Rattus norvegicus strain BN/NHsdMcwi chromosome 12, GRCr8, whole genome shotgun sequence DNA includes these proteins:
- the Lfng gene encoding beta-1,3-N-acetylglucosaminyltransferase lunatic fringe isoform X2 codes for MLQRCGRRLLLALVGALLACLLVLTADPPPTPVPAERGRRALRSLAGSSGAAPGPGSRAAVDPGVLVREVHSLSEYFSLLTRARRDADPPPGVASRQGDGHPRPPAEVLSPRDVFIAVKTTRKFHRARLDLLFETWISRHKEMTFIFTDGEDEALAKHTGNVVLTNCSAAHSRQALSCKMAVEYDRFIESGKKWFCHVDDDNYVNLRALLRLLASYPHTQDVYIGKPSLDRPIQATERISEHRVRPVHFWFATGGAGFCISRGLALKMGPWAR; via the exons ATGCTCCAGCGCTGCGGCCGGCGCCTACTGCTGGCGCTGGTGGGTGCGCTGCTGGCTTGTCTCCTGGTGCTCACCGCCGACCCGCCGCCAACTCCGGTGCCCGCTGAGCGCGGAAGGCGCGCGCTGCGTAGCCTGGCGGGCTCCTCTGGGGCGGCTCCGGGTCCAGGGTCCAGGGCGGCCGTGGATCCCGGAGTCCTCGTCCGCGAGGTGCACAGCCTTTCCGAGTACTTCAGTCTACTCACCCGCGCGCGCAGAGACGCCGATCCACCGCCCGGGGTCGCTTCTCGCCAGGGCGACGGCCATCCGCGTCCCCCCGCCGAGGTTCTGTCCCCTCGCGATGTCTTCATCGCCGTCAAGACCACCAGAAAGTTTCACCGCGCGCGGCTTGACCTGCTGTTCGAGACCTGGATCTCGCGCCACAAGGAGATG aCATTCATCTTCACGGACGGGGAGGATGAAGCTTTGGCCAAGCACACAG GCAATGTGGTACTCACCAACTGCTCTGCGGCCCACAGCCGCCAGGCGCTGTCTTGCAAGATGGCTGTGGAGTACGACCGTTTCATTGAGTCGGGGAAGAA GTGGTTCTGCCACGTGGACGATGACAACTACGTCAACCTCCGGGCACTGCTGCGGCTGCTGGCCAGCTATCCCCACACCCAAGACGTGTACATCGGCAAGCCCAGCCTGGACAGACCCATCCAGGCCACGGAGCGGATCAGCGAGCACAGAGTG AGACCTGTCCACTTTTGGTTTGCCACCGGAGGAGCTGGCTTCTGCATTAGCCGAGGACTGGCCCTAAAGATGGGCCCATGGGCCAG